A DNA window from Acidobacteriota bacterium contains the following coding sequences:
- a CDS encoding transposase, whose protein sequence is MSRGNRKGIIFEDDLDRRRFVELLGETTERYRLRCQSYCLMGNHYHAIVEVPEGNLSDAMRWLNGVFARESNRRHHRSGHLLQGCFKSVFIGDDVYLRTANVYVVMNPVRAGLVDDPDAWAWSSHRATAGLVTPPGWLDLAWLNWVFGGRSVKAAQRQYREFLRTSSDASAPDDKLAFGDQALRGVIRTEIGESQHQCRVPREYKALGRPSLGELFPRPQHKAQRNTQILRAHVVHGYRLAEIAACLCGHPNTVSQVVRALRTRG, encoded by the coding sequence ATGTCGCGAGGAAACCGAAAGGGAATCATCTTTGAGGATGATCTCGATCGCCGAAGGTTCGTGGAGCTGCTAGGCGAGACAACAGAGCGTTACCGCTTGCGGTGTCAGTCGTATTGCTTGATGGGCAACCACTACCACGCAATCGTGGAGGTCCCAGAGGGTAACCTGTCTGACGCCATGAGATGGCTGAACGGCGTCTTCGCGCGAGAGTCGAATCGACGCCACCACCGCAGCGGCCATTTGCTGCAAGGGTGTTTCAAGTCGGTCTTCATCGGGGACGACGTGTATCTACGCACCGCGAATGTCTACGTCGTGATGAATCCCGTGCGGGCCGGTCTTGTCGACGATCCTGACGCGTGGGCTTGGAGCAGCCATCGTGCAACAGCGGGTCTCGTCACGCCTCCCGGCTGGCTGGATCTTGCCTGGCTCAACTGGGTCTTCGGAGGGCGATCAGTGAAGGCTGCACAACGACAATATCGAGAGTTCCTACGGACAAGCTCCGATGCCTCAGCGCCAGATGACAAACTCGCGTTTGGGGACCAGGCTCTCCGCGGGGTCATCCGCACTGAGATCGGCGAAAGCCAGCATCAGTGCCGGGTGCCTCGTGAATACAAGGCGCTCGGACGCCCGTCGCTCGGAGAACTATTTCCCCGTCCCCAACATAAGGCGCAGCGCAACACCCAGATTCTTCGCGCCCACGTCGTGCACGGATACCGGCTTGCGGAGATCGCCGCCTGCCTGTGTGGGCACCCGAATACCGTCAGCCAGGTCGTAAGGGCCCTGCGAACGCGAGGTTGA
- the truA gene encoding tRNA pseudouridine(38-40) synthase TruA, with the protein MPRTLKLTIAYDGSAYAGWQRQANAQGIQAVLEDEIAVIVGAHNPLVAAGRTDTGVHAAAQVASITIDHPIACDELLKALNARLKAGDIRIRAIEETFDRFDARIFAKTKTYRYAIWNGGVPNPFMRHVVWHVPYVLDLPRMVHATSALVGEQDFAAFQGRGSDVKTTVRRVLSAELREIATGTDQPTAVSPLDSSAPQRDGRLLRLEISGTGFLRHMVRTIAGTLVDIGRGQLAPDDMRRIIDSRDRAEAGQTAPPQGLMLWKVSYEA; encoded by the coding sequence GTGCCTCGCACGCTCAAGCTGACCATCGCGTACGACGGTTCGGCCTATGCCGGTTGGCAGAGGCAGGCGAACGCGCAAGGCATCCAGGCCGTCCTGGAAGATGAGATTGCGGTCATCGTCGGTGCGCACAACCCCCTGGTCGCGGCGGGGCGCACCGACACCGGCGTGCACGCCGCCGCGCAGGTGGCGAGTATCACGATCGATCATCCGATCGCCTGCGACGAGTTGCTGAAGGCCCTCAATGCGCGATTGAAGGCCGGCGACATCCGCATTCGCGCGATCGAGGAGACCTTCGATCGCTTCGACGCGCGAATTTTCGCGAAAACCAAGACCTATCGCTATGCCATCTGGAATGGCGGCGTGCCCAACCCCTTCATGCGCCACGTGGTGTGGCACGTGCCGTACGTCCTGGATCTGCCGCGGATGGTTCACGCCACGAGCGCGCTGGTTGGGGAGCAGGACTTCGCCGCGTTCCAGGGCCGCGGCAGCGACGTCAAGACCACGGTCCGCCGCGTGCTGTCAGCGGAGCTTCGCGAGATCGCCACCGGCACGGATCAGCCAACCGCAGTGTCGCCGCTTGACTCCTCCGCGCCGCAGCGCGATGGACGGCTCCTTCGTCTCGAGATTTCTGGGACCGGGTTCCTCCGGCACATGGTCCGGACGATTGCCGGGACCCTGGTCGACATTGGCCGGGGGCAACTGGCGCCAGACGACATGCGCCGGATCATCGATTCGCGCGACCGCGCAGAGGCGGGGCAGACGGCGCCGCCGCAGGGGTTGATGTTGTGGAAGGTCTCTTACGAAGCGTGA
- a CDS encoding ankyrin repeat domain-containing protein translates to MEALFDAIKKGQVDEVRRLVGATPALAGARDANGVSAILIAAYHGKRDVAAALVEMGAPVDIFEASALGLVGQITALVTAAPGLASAYAQDGFYPLGLAAFFGHLDAVRVLIAAGADVRATAKNPFKVQPVHAAAASRNLDILRAVLEAGGDPNVPQQQGFVPLHEAATNGNREMAELLLEHGANPRLANEAGKTSIDLATDKGHTELAALLGAALLGA, encoded by the coding sequence ATGGAGGCCTTGTTCGATGCGATCAAGAAGGGGCAGGTCGATGAAGTTCGACGCCTGGTCGGCGCCACGCCGGCGTTGGCCGGCGCGCGCGACGCCAATGGCGTGTCGGCCATCCTGATTGCGGCCTATCACGGGAAGCGCGACGTGGCCGCGGCACTGGTCGAGATGGGCGCGCCGGTCGACATCTTCGAGGCCAGCGCGCTCGGCCTGGTGGGCCAGATCACCGCGCTTGTGACCGCCGCCCCGGGACTGGCCTCGGCCTACGCGCAGGACGGGTTTTATCCGCTCGGCCTGGCCGCGTTCTTTGGGCACCTCGACGCCGTCCGCGTCCTGATCGCCGCCGGGGCCGATGTGCGGGCCACCGCGAAGAATCCGTTCAAGGTGCAGCCCGTTCATGCCGCCGCTGCCAGCCGCAACCTTGACATCCTGCGCGCGGTGCTCGAGGCCGGCGGGGATCCCAACGTCCCGCAGCAACAGGGCTTCGTCCCGCTGCACGAGGCCGCCACCAACGGCAACCGCGAGATGGCGGAGCTGCTGCTCGAGCACGGCGCCAATCCGCGCCTGGCCAACGAAGCCGGCAAGACGAGCATCGACCTGGCCACCGACAAAGGCCACACCGAGCTGGCCGCCCTGTTGGGTGCCGCCCTGTTGGGTGCCTGA
- a CDS encoding GNAT family N-acetyltransferase, producing MTIRRGTAADAPTLAALARDTFFDTFASTNDATDMALHLQRAYGVEQQTAELTDPRVITLLVEEGDRAVAYAQLRTGDEPECITGPRPMELWRFYVDQDWHGKGVAQALMDRVVAEAGEAGAQTLWLGVWERNPRALAFYGKCGFADVGEHVFLFGTDPQTDRVMTRPL from the coding sequence ATGACAATCCGCCGTGGCACAGCCGCGGATGCCCCGACCCTGGCGGCCCTGGCGCGCGACACTTTCTTCGACACGTTTGCGTCCACCAACGATGCGACCGACATGGCCCTTCACCTGCAACGGGCCTACGGCGTCGAGCAGCAGACCGCCGAGTTGACGGACCCGCGCGTGATCACGCTGCTGGTGGAAGAGGGCGATCGGGCCGTCGCCTATGCGCAGCTGAGGACGGGCGATGAGCCCGAATGCATCACCGGCCCGCGGCCCATGGAGTTATGGCGGTTCTACGTGGATCAGGACTGGCACGGCAAAGGCGTGGCGCAGGCGTTGATGGACCGCGTGGTGGCCGAGGCCGGCGAGGCCGGCGCCCAGACCCTGTGGCTCGGCGTGTGGGAGCGCAACCCGCGGGCGCTCGCGTTTTACGGTAAATGTGGTTTCGCCGACGTTGGCGAGCACGTATTCTTGTTCGGGACCGATCCGCAGACCGATCGCGTCATGACCAGGCCCTTATGA
- a CDS encoding TolC family protein yields MSIDDAVATAIEQNLDLQVQRYNPQLQDLSTDQFKAAYSPNFVSTVSTSDSTQPSTNILSGGTASGITTGQSLFNFGVASLTNWGGGSYDVRWNNGRNTTNNQFSTFNPQLNSSLSATYTQPLLRNFKIDGTRQQLLVSQKNKEISDVQLQQSVSVTVRNVRNAYYDLTYALGNLAVQRQSLDLAQQSLKDNRARVEIGTMAPLDIVQAEAEVATREESVILAEAAIDRAQDTLRALVFNPDSADFWSARIEPTETVTFQPTTVDIEGAVKNALGQRTDVVNARKNLEINDVNIRYFRNQALPDVTASVNYNARATGGLQVSRARDPITGLPTGDIISSVEQSYFNTLGKTFSGDFPGWTLQVDLAYPIGKSTQEAQLARARLQNTQAERQIQSLELQVATQVREYGRQVQTNAKRVDATRSSRVLAERRLEAEEKKYQAGMTSSFFVLQAQRDLNVARNSELLALIEYAKSVVNYTAVQVSPLF; encoded by the coding sequence ATGAGCATCGACGATGCGGTGGCGACCGCGATCGAGCAGAACCTCGACCTGCAGGTCCAGCGCTACAACCCGCAGCTGCAGGACCTGTCGACCGACCAGTTCAAGGCGGCGTACTCGCCGAACTTTGTGTCGACGGTCAGCACGTCGGACTCGACACAGCCCTCTACCAACATCCTCTCGGGCGGCACCGCCAGTGGCATCACGACCGGCCAGTCGCTGTTCAATTTTGGGGTCGCTTCGCTCACCAACTGGGGGGGCGGCAGCTACGACGTCCGCTGGAACAACGGCCGCAATACCACCAACAACCAGTTCTCGACGTTCAACCCGCAGTTGAACTCGTCGCTCAGCGCGACCTACACCCAGCCGCTGTTGCGTAACTTCAAGATCGACGGCACCCGCCAGCAACTGCTGGTCAGCCAGAAGAACAAGGAGATCTCCGACGTCCAATTGCAGCAGTCGGTCTCGGTGACGGTGCGCAACGTGCGCAATGCCTACTACGACCTGACCTATGCGCTCGGCAATCTCGCCGTGCAGCGGCAATCACTCGACCTCGCGCAGCAGTCGCTCAAGGACAACCGGGCGCGCGTTGAAATTGGCACCATGGCGCCGCTCGACATCGTCCAGGCCGAAGCCGAAGTGGCGACGCGCGAGGAGTCGGTGATTCTCGCCGAGGCCGCCATCGACCGCGCCCAGGACACGCTGCGCGCGCTGGTCTTTAACCCGGACAGCGCCGACTTCTGGTCGGCGCGCATCGAACCGACCGAGACGGTGACCTTCCAGCCGACGACCGTCGACATCGAGGGCGCGGTCAAGAACGCCCTCGGGCAGCGGACCGACGTCGTTAACGCCCGAAAGAACCTCGAGATCAACGACGTCAACATCCGTTACTTCCGCAACCAGGCGTTGCCGGACGTGACCGCGTCGGTCAACTACAACGCCCGCGCCACCGGCGGTCTGCAGGTGAGCCGCGCCCGCGATCCGATCACCGGCCTTCCCACCGGCGACATCATCTCGAGCGTCGAGCAGAGCTACTTCAACACCCTCGGCAAGACCTTCTCGGGCGATTTCCCGGGCTGGACGCTGCAGGTCGACCTGGCCTACCCGATCGGCAAGTCGACGCAGGAGGCGCAGCTGGCACGGGCGCGGCTGCAGAACACGCAGGCCGAGCGGCAGATTCAGAGCCTCGAGCTCCAGGTCGCGACCCAGGTCCGCGAGTACGGCCGCCAGGTGCAGACCAACGCCAAGCGCGTGGACGCCACCCGGTCGTCGCGCGTGCTCGCCGAGCGCCGCCTCGAAGCGGAAGAGAAGAAATACCAGGCCGGCATGACCAGCAGCTTCTTCGTGCTGCAGGCCCAGCGCGACCTGAACGTCGCCCGCAACAGCGAACTGCTGGCCCTGATCGAATACGCCAAGTCGGTCGTGAACTACACCGCCGTCCAGGTGTCGCCCCTCTTCTAG
- a CDS encoding glycosyltransferase family 4 protein: protein MFSLHIDTARSWRGGQQQVLLTVLGLRARGHRAVLVAHPEGELYRRAVEGPDLVPIASMNEVDLAAAWKLSRVVRQWQPAIVHAHDPHAVAMAALGLSYGAPVPRPKIVASRRVDFHLQGNALSQWKYRQVDGFIAASGAIRDILVHDGVPAGRISVVHDGIDVEKIARREATDLHAEYWLPHGVPVIVNVGALVAHKGQKFLIDAVPLVLREVPDARLVIFGEGELRPALERQVKHLSLEKHVLLPGFREDVLSLMKSADLFVMSSITEGLGSAVLDAMAMALAVVGTRAGGIPEAVVPGETGELVEPGEAKPLAAALVKLLKDAELRRSYGEAGRQRVAEQFDVEHLVSGTLAAYRQLGARQLGA from the coding sequence GTGTTCTCCCTCCACATCGACACCGCGCGCTCGTGGCGCGGAGGACAGCAACAAGTCCTCCTGACCGTGCTTGGCCTGCGGGCCAGGGGCCATCGCGCGGTGCTGGTCGCGCACCCGGAGGGAGAGCTCTATCGACGCGCGGTGGAGGGGCCCGACCTGGTGCCGATTGCTTCGATGAACGAGGTTGACCTGGCGGCGGCGTGGAAGCTGTCGCGGGTGGTGCGGCAGTGGCAACCCGCCATTGTCCATGCCCATGATCCGCATGCGGTCGCCATGGCGGCGCTCGGCCTGTCGTATGGCGCGCCGGTGCCACGGCCGAAGATCGTCGCGTCGCGGCGGGTGGACTTCCACCTGCAGGGCAATGCGTTGTCGCAGTGGAAGTACCGGCAGGTAGACGGGTTCATCGCCGCCTCGGGTGCCATCCGCGACATTCTGGTCCACGACGGAGTTCCGGCCGGCCGCATCAGCGTCGTCCACGACGGCATCGACGTCGAGAAGATCGCGCGTCGCGAGGCGACCGATCTGCATGCGGAGTACTGGCTGCCGCACGGCGTCCCGGTCATCGTCAACGTCGGCGCGCTGGTCGCGCACAAGGGGCAGAAGTTCCTGATCGACGCCGTGCCCCTGGTCTTGCGCGAGGTGCCCGACGCGCGCCTGGTGATCTTCGGCGAAGGCGAGTTGCGGCCGGCGCTGGAGCGCCAGGTGAAGCACCTGTCGCTCGAAAAGCACGTGCTGCTACCGGGTTTCCGAGAAGACGTCCTGTCGTTGATGAAGTCGGCCGACCTTTTCGTGATGAGCTCGATCACCGAGGGGCTCGGCTCGGCAGTGCTCGACGCCATGGCGATGGCGCTGGCCGTAGTCGGCACGCGAGCCGGCGGCATCCCAGAGGCCGTTGTTCCGGGCGAGACCGGTGAACTCGTGGAACCAGGCGAGGCAAAACCGCTGGCGGCCGCGCTGGTGAAGCTGCTCAAGGATGCCGAGCTGCGACGAAGCTACGGAGAGGCCGGACGCCAGCGCGTCGCGGAGCAGTTCGACGTCGAACACCTCGTCTCCGGCACCCTCGCCGCCTACCGCCAGTTGGGTGCCCGCCAGTTGGGTGCCTGA
- a CDS encoding M28 family peptidase, translating into MSIVATGVIWFQVAGRFEASRIDDQRESRPATQARAASLRVDSDRLMEVVTTLSDPKFEGRAAGSPGGIAARAWVLDRFKDIGLQPVSGSYVFPFTYTRMTAKGRVDGSGANVIGQCVGTDPKAPIFVVSAHYDHLGVRDGVIYPGADDDASGVAVMMAVAEYCRKTPFRRTVVFAAFDAEEAGLQGAKVFVASPPFPKERIVLNVNLDMVSRSDKREIFIAGTHPWPQLKAPLEQVAKRAPITVLFGHDKPVAIAGGVDDWTNQSDHGPFNAAKIPFVYFGVEDHADYHKPTDTADKINRGFFVDVAETVLDAVLQLDAAFAAPPK; encoded by the coding sequence TTGAGCATTGTCGCCACCGGCGTCATCTGGTTCCAGGTGGCGGGTCGGTTCGAGGCGAGTCGCATTGACGATCAGCGCGAATCGCGACCGGCGACGCAGGCCCGCGCGGCGAGCCTGCGCGTCGACAGCGACCGGCTGATGGAGGTGGTGACGACGCTGTCGGATCCGAAGTTCGAGGGGCGGGCCGCCGGTTCCCCAGGCGGGATCGCGGCGCGCGCCTGGGTGCTGGATCGGTTCAAGGACATCGGCCTGCAGCCGGTGTCGGGCAGCTACGTGTTCCCCTTCACGTACACGCGCATGACCGCGAAGGGCCGCGTCGACGGCAGCGGCGCCAACGTGATCGGCCAATGCGTGGGCACCGACCCCAAGGCCCCGATCTTCGTCGTCTCCGCTCACTACGATCATCTCGGGGTGCGCGACGGCGTGATCTATCCCGGTGCTGATGACGACGCGTCGGGCGTGGCGGTGATGATGGCGGTGGCGGAGTATTGCCGCAAGACGCCGTTCCGCCGGACCGTGGTCTTTGCCGCGTTCGACGCGGAAGAAGCGGGGCTGCAGGGCGCCAAGGTGTTTGTCGCGTCGCCGCCGTTCCCCAAAGAGCGCATTGTCCTCAACGTCAACCTCGACATGGTGAGCCGCAGCGACAAGCGGGAAATCTTCATTGCCGGGACGCACCCATGGCCGCAGCTGAAGGCGCCGCTCGAGCAGGTCGCGAAGCGCGCCCCGATCACCGTGCTGTTCGGCCACGACAAGCCGGTGGCGATTGCGGGCGGCGTCGATGATTGGACCAACCAGTCGGACCACGGCCCCTTCAACGCCGCGAAGATTCCGTTCGTGTACTTCGGCGTCGAGGACCACGCCGACTATCACAAGCCAACCGACACCGCCGACAAGATCAATCGCGGATTCTTTGTTGATGTGGCCGAGACGGTGCTTGATGCGGTGCTACAGCTGGATGCGGCGTTCGCCGCGCCACCGAAGTAG
- the pyrE gene encoding orotate phosphoribosyltransferase: MTESDLLTLFRRSGALHDGHFRLSSGLHSPGYLQCALVLQHPADAEALGAALGNLVRPLGAVTVLSPALGGIVIGQEVGRTLGVRAIFAERQDGALSLRRGFALEPGEKVLVVEDVVTTGGSTRETMEVARAAGAVVVGACAVVDRSGGKQGLDVPFHALLPMVVPTYQADDCPLCKQDLPIIKPGSRSK; encoded by the coding sequence ATGACCGAATCCGACCTCCTGACCCTGTTCCGCCGCTCGGGCGCCCTGCACGACGGCCACTTTCGCCTGTCTTCGGGGCTGCACAGCCCCGGCTACCTCCAGTGCGCCCTGGTCCTGCAGCATCCCGCTGATGCCGAGGCGCTCGGTGCAGCCCTGGGCAACCTCGTGCGCCCGCTAGGCGCCGTGACGGTGCTGTCGCCGGCCCTGGGCGGCATTGTCATTGGCCAGGAAGTAGGACGCACCCTGGGCGTCCGTGCCATCTTTGCCGAGCGCCAGGACGGCGCCCTCTCGCTGCGCCGCGGTTTCGCACTCGAGCCCGGCGAGAAGGTGCTGGTCGTGGAAGACGTGGTGACCACTGGCGGATCCACCCGCGAGACGATGGAGGTCGCCCGCGCGGCCGGTGCGGTGGTCGTCGGCGCCTGCGCGGTGGTCGACCGCAGCGGCGGCAAGCAGGGACTCGACGTGCCGTTCCATGCGCTGTTGCCCATGGTCGTGCCGACGTATCAGGCGGATGATTGCCCGCTCTGCAAGCAGGACCTTCCCATCATAAAGCCCGGCTCGCGCAGCAAGTAA
- a CDS encoding glycosyltransferase family 2 protein: MPVTATVITLNEAANLRAALESLSWADEIIVVDSQSTDNTVAIAREFTDQVIVREWPGYVEQKNFAAAQASHDWIFSLDADERVSPALADEIKAVLQRGPAAPGYRVPRVTFHLGRWIRSTDWFPDYQLRLYDRRRATWTGRLVHESVKADGPVIDLRGELQHYAYRDLAHHFQTMDRYTSLAARQMFEDGRRAGWFDLAVHPPAAFLRNYLLRGGFRDGVPGLIVSAMNARYVGLKFAKLWELCSPSTSTPRARGAEDSNKSS, from the coding sequence GTGCCCGTCACGGCCACAGTCATTACCCTCAACGAAGCCGCCAACCTGCGGGCCGCCCTCGAGTCCCTCTCGTGGGCCGACGAGATCATCGTCGTTGACAGCCAGAGCACCGATAACACCGTGGCCATCGCCCGGGAGTTCACCGACCAGGTGATCGTGCGGGAGTGGCCAGGCTACGTCGAACAAAAGAACTTCGCCGCGGCGCAGGCCAGCCACGACTGGATCTTCTCGCTCGATGCCGACGAACGCGTGTCACCGGCGCTGGCCGACGAGATCAAGGCCGTGCTGCAGCGCGGACCGGCCGCGCCAGGCTACCGCGTGCCGCGGGTGACATTTCACCTGGGTCGCTGGATTCGGTCCACCGATTGGTTTCCGGACTACCAGCTGCGCTTATATGACCGCCGGCGCGCCACGTGGACCGGCCGCCTGGTGCACGAATCGGTGAAAGCAGATGGCCCGGTGATCGACCTGAGGGGTGAGCTGCAGCACTACGCCTACCGCGACCTGGCGCATCACTTCCAGACCATGGACCGCTACACCTCGCTCGCCGCGCGGCAGATGTTCGAGGATGGCCGGCGCGCCGGCTGGTTCGATCTCGCCGTGCATCCGCCGGCGGCGTTTCTTCGCAACTACCTGCTCCGCGGCGGCTTCCGCGATGGAGTGCCCGGGCTGATCGTCTCGGCGATGAACGCGCGATACGTCGGCCTCAAATTCGCCAAACTCTGGGAACTGTGTTCTCCCTCCACATCGACACCGCGCGCTCGTGGCGCGGAGGACAGCAACAAGTCCTCCTGA